Proteins found in one Balneolaceae bacterium genomic segment:
- a CDS encoding efflux RND transporter periplasmic adaptor subunit, with the protein MKGKKLWITLLFLMVLGSGAFYFLQGDSSSKEGEQEPFVVAEIGTVVEKALAVGTIEPENEIEIKSKISGVVNRIFAEPGDYVTQGQPLIEVKPDPTPLELAEAKRNLERTQIEKKSLESEMQRMQKLMDQQLVSAQEYEQLEQQYEDVKIRLQISQERLDLLESGKISIGDTVIESVIRAPVDGYILEKMVDIGEPVVPLTSYQAGTALMSLAGMDKLLFKGTVDEIDVGKMQEGMTAEIKIGALPDAVVYGEVSRISLKATQEDNATVFPVEITITNTNGVTLRAGYSANADIIIEQVENVITIPERVITMKDGKNIIEIPGDEPGSRVEKEIELGLSDAITVAVTGGLSEGDKVFERPVRTLTVR; encoded by the coding sequence ATGAAAGGAAAAAAACTATGGATAACTCTTCTCTTTCTGATGGTATTGGGCAGCGGTGCCTTCTACTTTTTGCAGGGTGATTCATCATCGAAAGAGGGAGAGCAGGAGCCATTTGTAGTCGCCGAGATCGGAACAGTTGTGGAGAAAGCATTGGCGGTGGGTACAATTGAGCCGGAAAATGAAATCGAAATTAAATCAAAAATATCGGGGGTAGTTAATAGAATTTTTGCTGAACCGGGAGACTATGTTACACAAGGACAACCACTGATTGAAGTAAAGCCGGACCCAACACCGCTTGAACTTGCCGAAGCAAAACGGAACCTGGAACGAACGCAGATTGAGAAGAAAAGCCTCGAGAGCGAAATGCAGCGTATGCAGAAACTGATGGATCAACAACTCGTTTCTGCCCAGGAATATGAACAACTGGAGCAACAATATGAGGATGTAAAAATTCGTCTTCAAATCAGCCAGGAACGTCTCGACCTTCTTGAATCGGGTAAAATTTCCATTGGTGATACAGTTATTGAATCGGTGATTCGCGCTCCGGTTGACGGTTACATACTGGAAAAAATGGTAGATATCGGTGAGCCGGTTGTTCCGCTAACATCCTACCAGGCCGGTACAGCACTCATGAGTCTTGCGGGAATGGACAAATTGCTCTTTAAAGGAACCGTTGATGAAATTGACGTCGGTAAGATGCAGGAAGGCATGACCGCCGAAATTAAAATTGGTGCATTGCCGGATGCAGTTGTGTATGGAGAAGTATCCCGGATTTCACTGAAAGCTACACAGGAAGATAATGCCACCGTCTTTCCGGTTGAAATTACAATAACCAATACAAATGGTGTAACGCTACGTGCCGGGTATTCTGCCAATGCTGATATCATTATCGAACAGGTGGAAAATGTGATTACGATTCCTGAGCGAGTTATTACTATGAAAGACGGGAAGAACATCATTGAGATTCCCGGCGATGAACCCGGCAGCCGCGTTGAGAAAGAGATTGAACTCGGCCTGAGTGATGCCATCACCGTTGCTGTAACCGGGGGACTTTCCGAAGGCGATAAGGTTTTTGAACGGCCTGTCCGAACTCTGACTGTTAGATAA
- a CDS encoding ABC transporter permease gives MSILSLFTDLFRNLNQQRLRSFLTIFGIMWGTATLILLLAFGVGFRDQTVLNMRGMGDQLAIMFPGQTTKAFEGYGVGRPIRFREADAWMLKQQIPAMDVVLPEYMQNLQISYGEKRRNSSVGGVFPEYQDVRNMYEQQGGRWLNEDDIEDQRRVIFLGNRLAQNLFENEDPIGKKVLMQDTPFTVIGVLAEKIQNSSYSQQDQDRAFIPATTFSTMMGTDIVNNIIYTPQDPELAEDIRTQVYEVMGRKHRFDPSDTDAIGLWDTNEFWSFIDIMFLGINGFLGLIGFFTLAVGGIGVANIMFVVVQERMKEIGIRRSVGARRHHIMGQFFLETFLIIGLGAGAGYVIGWLLVQATQNIPIKEFVGAPYFSPEVGLIAFAVLGFVGFAAGMLPAWRASRLDIVECLRR, from the coding sequence ATGTCCATCCTAAGTCTATTTACAGACCTTTTTCGAAATCTGAACCAACAGCGGCTGCGGAGTTTTCTCACCATTTTTGGGATTATGTGGGGAACGGCTACACTGATTCTGCTCCTGGCCTTTGGCGTTGGGTTCCGTGATCAAACGGTATTGAATATGCGCGGGATGGGAGATCAGCTTGCCATTATGTTTCCGGGGCAGACCACGAAAGCATTTGAAGGATATGGAGTAGGCCGCCCCATTCGATTTCGTGAAGCCGACGCCTGGATGCTAAAACAGCAAATTCCGGCGATGGATGTTGTGCTGCCCGAGTACATGCAGAATCTGCAAATATCGTATGGAGAGAAACGTCGGAATTCATCCGTGGGTGGCGTATTTCCGGAGTATCAAGATGTTCGGAATATGTACGAGCAGCAAGGCGGTCGTTGGCTGAATGAGGATGATATTGAAGATCAACGACGTGTAATTTTCCTGGGAAACCGCCTGGCTCAAAACCTGTTTGAAAATGAAGATCCCATCGGAAAGAAAGTGTTGATGCAGGATACTCCGTTTACTGTAATTGGGGTACTTGCCGAGAAGATTCAAAACTCATCGTATTCTCAGCAAGACCAGGATCGGGCGTTTATTCCGGCCACCACGTTTTCAACCATGATGGGAACCGATATCGTCAATAACATCATTTATACTCCGCAAGACCCGGAATTAGCTGAAGATATTCGAACGCAAGTATATGAAGTGATGGGCCGAAAACATCGGTTTGATCCATCGGATACAGATGCCATCGGACTTTGGGATACCAATGAGTTTTGGTCATTCATCGATATCATGTTTTTGGGAATTAATGGTTTCCTTGGGTTGATTGGATTTTTTACGCTTGCCGTAGGAGGGATTGGAGTCGCTAATATCATGTTTGTGGTAGTGCAGGAGCGAATGAAGGAGATCGGTATTCGGCGTTCAGTTGGTGCCCGGCGCCATCATATTATGGGTCAGTTTTTCCTGGAAACGTTTTTGATTATAGGATTGGGAGCCGGGGCGGGCTATGTTATCGGATGGCTTTTGGTTCAGGCCACGCAAAATATTCCGATTAAGGAATTTGTAGGTGCTCCTTACTTCTCGCCGGAGGTTGGGTTGATTGCATTTGCCGTTTTAGGATTTGTAGGATTTGCAGCCGGAATGCTTCCGGCATGGCGGGCATCGCGGCTGGATATTGTAGAATGTTTGAGGAGGTAA